GGGCTGAGGCCGACAAGCAGCAGGCCTGAGTGACCGATCATTGACATGCGCTGGAGGCAACATGAGTAATCACGTCTACAAACATATCGAACTCACCGGCTCCTCCGAGGAGGGCATCCAGCAGGCCATCGAGAGCGCCATCACCAAGGCCAGCGATAGCCTGCACGGCATGCGCTGGTTCGAGGTCATCGACACTCGCGGCCATGTCGAGCATGGCCGGATACTGCACTGGCAGGTCACGATCAAGGTAGGTTTCACCCTGGACTGACTCGCGGTCTGTCCTTCCCGTGGCGGCTGGTTTAGGCTAGCTGCCACGTGCTGCGGCGCAGCAGCAGGTGCCGCCCCCCGACCCAGCGGAACCCCTATGCGATGAAGATCATCATTCTCGGCGCCGGCCAGGTCGGCGGCACCCTGGCCGAACACCTGGCCCGCGAGGAGAACGACATCACCGTCGTCGACACCGACGGCAACAAGCTGCGCGAGCTGCATACCAAGCTCGATATCCGGACTGTGGTGGGGCCCGGCTCCTACCCCATGGTGCTGCGCCAGGCGGGCTGCGAGGACGCCGACATGCTGATCGCGGTGACCAGCCAGGACGAGGTCAACATGATCGCCTGCCAGGTCGCCCATACCCTGTTCCGTACCCCCACCAAGATCGCCCGGGTGCGCGCCACCGCCTACCTCACCCGCCGCGGCCTGTTCGCCCACGAGGCGGTGCCCATCGACGTGCTGATCAGCCCCGAGCAGGTGGTCACCGACCATATCCGCCGCCTGATCGAGCACCCCGGCGCCCTGCAGGTACTGGAGTTCGCCGGCGGCCTGGTGCAACTGGTCGCGGTGAAGGCGATCTACGGCGGCCCCCTGGTGGGCCAGGATCTCGCCTTCCTGCGCCGGCACATGCCTAGCGTCGACACCCGGGCGGCGGCGATCTACCGCCGCAACCGGCCCATCATCCCCCGCGGCGACACCGTGATCGAGGCCGACGACGAGGTGTTCTTCATCGCCGCCCGGCGCGATATCCGCGCGGTGATGAGCG
The Halomonas sp. H10-9-1 DNA segment above includes these coding regions:
- a CDS encoding dodecin — its product is MSNHVYKHIELTGSSEEGIQQAIESAITKASDSLHGMRWFEVIDTRGHVEHGRILHWQVTIKVGFTLD